The genomic interval TTATGTGCCTGCAAAaggctattatttttttttattgaccatttaatattaaaaaaactcTCACAGATGTAGCTGAAGCAgtaagtataaaaaaacaaatcttaGAATTTCACTTCCATTTCAGATTTCTCACTTAAACTAGTCAATATGTTATAACACAATAATATTATAACTTACATTGTTTGGATCATTCAATGAATCCCCCTCAGATGCGGCTTCTTGATATATATCCTTTAACTGAGGAAAATGTAAAGGCTGCACAATACTGAAATCTTGTTGTTCCAGGGCTGGGGGTAGATTCGTTTGGTAATTCTGCCCCTGGGATCCTGGAGGAACCATCCTGACCTCCATGTATTTTAAGGTTCCGTCTGTGTTCAGGTACAGAGCTGGCTGATACTGATCTGTGTAGGGTTTGGATTGGGATCCACCAAGAAAACAGCAACTACTGCTATAATCATAACTGTCTTTCCTCAGACATTTCACCAATAATATCATGAAGGTAACAAGTGAGACTAAGCTGATGGCCACTAGGGAAATGATTAAATACAGAGTCATATCTGATGGGGGTTTGGAATTGGTCAGGAAGTCTCCAGATTTCGGTCTTTCCACTACAACCTCATCTGCTATACTGACAAGTACAGTCACTGTGGTGGATAATGGAGGATTCCCCTGATCACTGATAGAAATGACAAGTTGTTGCTCCATGTTCTCCATCTCCTGTAATCCTCTTACAGttctcacctctcctgtgtgtttAGACACTTGAAACGATGAATAATTGATGGGGTCAATGAGAGTGAAGAACAACCAGGCATTGTgaccagagtccagatccactgcTGACAGTTTTGTCACTAAATATCCGGCACTTGTAGACTTTGGAATCCTCTCTTGGACAATGAGGTCTTCAGAGTGCTCTGGATACAGCAGAGTGGGGGGATTGTCATTTGTATCCAGAATGAAGATAAAGACGGGAACAGTGGAAGATAACTGTGGAGATCCGGAGTCTTCTACCTTTATGGTGATCTGTAAAACCTGGATATGCTCATAGTCAAAGGAACGCTGAGCATATATATTCCCATCACTAGAATGAATGTAGACAAAGGAGGATACAGAGGAGCCGTCAATCTGACTCTCAACTATGGAGTAGAGCAGATCAGAATTAACCCCCTCATCTAGGTCAGTAGCAGATACTGTACATAGGAGAGTACCTGGGTCACTGTTCTCCGTAATGAAAGCATTATAAGTAGACTGTGTGAACACTGGAGCATTATCATTAATATCTGACACACTGAGGGTAACGCTGGTTTTACTGTATAGAGGAGGAGACCCCAAATCAGAGGCTGTCAGCTCTATAGTGTATTGGGAGGTTTCCTCTCTATCCAGATTCCCATCTGTGACCAATGCATAACGGTTTttaaggggtctaattttaaaAGGCAAATTTGGTGATAAGTCCAGTTTCATTTCTCCATTTTTCCCAGAATCCTTGTCTCTCACATTAATAAATCCTACAACATCCCCAGATGGTGCATTTTCTGGAATATTATTAGTCACTGAAGAAAATGTAATTTCTGGGGGATTATCATTCACATCTTCTATTTCCACTTGAACTATGCAGTTTCCTTCTAATTTTGGAAGTCCTTTGTCTACAGCCTTAATAGATAATTCATAAAAGCTCTGTTCCTCAAAATCTACAAGTCCATTAATATAAATCTCTCCACTTCTTTCATTTAAAGCAAAGAATTTTCTAGCAAATTTAGAGGTGTGATCATCAAAGAAGTACTCAAGTTCCCCGTTTACTCCATTATCATAATCAGTGGCATTTAAAATAAATATGACAGATTTCAATGGTAGATTTTCCCTAATACTGACTTTATATATTGACTGATTAAAGACTGGAGGATTATCATTAATATCTAATACAACTATTGTTATTCTGCAGGTCCCTGATCTGGCTGGTTCTCCTCCATCAATAGCTGTGAGAATGAGATTATGTTCTTGTTTTTCTTCTCTATCTAAAACCTTTTCTAGTATCAGCTGAGGGATGAGCGTTCCATCCTTACGATTCTTTACAGACAGGGAAAAATAAGGATTTGTATTcaatgtatactgactgacaccattCACACCAACATCTAAATCCTCAGCAATCTCTAATGCAAACCGAGCACCAGGACCTGCAAATATTTCTGTGATCTCTATAATGCGATCATTAGATGAGAAAGTGGGAGAATTATCATTAATATCCAGAATCTCTATTTCTAGACTGAAAAGCTCCACAGGATTCTCAGCCACAACCTCTAACTGCAGTAAACAGCGGGGACTAGATCCACACAGACTCTCCCTATCAATCCTGTCCTTCACAACCAACCCTCCATTTCCCTTATTTATAGTGAAATATTTTGGGTATTTTTCAGATGTTAAATGTATCCGGCGCTGAGAGAGCTCTGCACGTTTTATCCCCAGATCCTGAGCTACATTTCCTACCAATGTCCCTGGCTCAGACTCCTCAACAATAGAATAACGAAGCTGCCCAGAGACCCAGCCCCAGCTACAAAGGAGAAAGGAGCAGACTACTTGCCATTTCCAACACTGACAAAAGCCTCTGATGTCCATATCTTAAATGATTGTCTTGATATTTGATGTCATGTAGATCCTGTGTAATCCAAGCTGCATGAGGGATGTGAATTTATCTGTCCATGTTCCCAAGAAAATAATCCATCTGAAGAAAATAACATCCAGAGGACTCTCATCGGAGCAGCAGCGCTTCTTTGTGTGAGAGGAAAAATGGGAGGGTGAATCACTGAGCCAgggggaggagagagcagagctgacATGAGCACAATCTCCAGTATTACTGAAATAAACGTTTGGATGACAAGTCTACCCTCTACTGGCCAATAGTGAGAAATGCAGCAGATTAGCAAAACAAAAAAGGAGAATAGAACTAGTGGATTAATAGATTTGGATTATAACAATATATTCCAGTGCTATGCTAGTTTTGctacaatataaataaataaaaaattataaacttttattttacacagacatacacacaggTTTCTTAGTAACAAttataatataattttaaaaaggtaaaaataatatATTGGATCACTGACAATCTTGGTATGGAATTTTATGTTGTAAAGTATTTTGAGATTATGAAGATACACTCCCACTCTCCACACAGCATTTAGATATGATATACATTTAATATCGGCATAAAGATTACAGCTATGTATAAAAGAAGAGAGGCAATAAATCCTAATATTAGCAAAGAAATATGAAACCGGTTGTTCTCAAGAACATTCCACCTGTCTCAATAGAAAGTATTGTTTCTATATTAGCAATTGGAATATCAGATTATTACAATGAATGAATATTATAAATTGATGAAAACAGCCTATCTGATATATAATGAGATGT from Rhinoderma darwinii isolate aRhiDar2 chromosome 3, aRhiDar2.hap1, whole genome shotgun sequence carries:
- the LOC142750345 gene encoding protocadherin gamma-C5-like; the protein is MDIRGFCQCWKWQVVCSFLLCSWGWVSGQLRYSIVEESEPGTLVGNVAQDLGIKRAELSQRRIHLTSEKYPKYFTINKGNGGLVVKDRIDRESLCGSSPRCLLQLEVVAENPVELFSLEIEILDINDNSPTFSSNDRIIEITEIFAGPGARFALEIAEDLDVGVNGVSQYTLNTNPYFSLSVKNRKDGTLIPQLILEKVLDREEKQEHNLILTAIDGGEPARSGTCRITIVVLDINDNPPVFNQSIYKVSIRENLPLKSVIFILNATDYDNGVNGELEYFFDDHTSKFARKFFALNERSGEIYINGLVDFEEQSFYELSIKAVDKGLPKLEGNCIVQVEIEDVNDNPPEITFSSVTNNIPENAPSGDVVGFINVRDKDSGKNGEMKLDLSPNLPFKIRPLKNRYALVTDGNLDREETSQYTIELTASDLGSPPLYSKTSVTLSVSDINDNAPVFTQSTYNAFITENSDPGTLLCTVSATDLDEGVNSDLLYSIVESQIDGSSVSSFVYIHSSDGNIYAQRSFDYEHIQVLQITIKVEDSGSPQLSSTVPVFIFILDTNDNPPTLLYPEHSEDLIVQERIPKSTSAGYLVTKLSAVDLDSGHNAWLFFTLIDPINYSSFQVSKHTGEVRTVRGLQEMENMEQQLVISISDQGNPPLSTTVTVLVSIADEVVVERPKSGDFLTNSKPPSDMTLYLIISLVAISLVSLVTFMILLVKCLRKDSYDYSSSCCFLGGSQSKPYTDQYQPALYLNTDGTLKYMEVRMVPPGSQGQNYQTNLPPALEQQDFSIVQPLHFPQLKDIYQEAASEGDSLNDPNNVSYNIIVL